A portion of the Sphaerochaeta pleomorpha str. Grapes genome contains these proteins:
- a CDS encoding 4Fe-4S binding protein, which translates to MSHSPSWLARLKKPKAVRTTVQVVVFFSALLLPVGIFHMICPFGGIETLTRLIPQGLYVPKTGLVNLILLGTVLLFAVIAGPVFCGWLCPLGSIQDWMRSLARKLKIKPITVPTRVDFVLSFSRYLLLFLIIRATYLSFNLVFLKIDPYYALLHFYTGEVAPVALLVLALVLLSSLFIERPWCRYLCPLGALLGPLGKISFLKVKKPSATCISCGACSRACPVGLDPAKDLVVKSARCIRCGLCETACPPKLKTSRHSFTIFFVAALLLVAVFFTTAQFTVQSGENLQVNSPNVAVKPQTTLEELAGNRQMDLAEIYALLELPQNYDEKTELVDIEDDYADKTWSWIETKLEL; encoded by the coding sequence ATGAGTCATTCACCTTCTTGGTTGGCTAGGCTGAAAAAACCCAAGGCAGTCCGTACGACAGTGCAGGTTGTGGTTTTTTTCTCTGCCCTACTCCTGCCTGTCGGAATTTTCCATATGATCTGTCCTTTCGGGGGAATAGAGACGCTTACACGCCTGATTCCCCAGGGTCTGTATGTTCCGAAAACAGGCTTGGTGAACCTCATATTGCTTGGGACCGTCCTTCTCTTTGCGGTCATTGCCGGCCCAGTATTTTGCGGTTGGCTCTGCCCACTGGGTAGCATCCAGGACTGGATGCGATCCTTGGCAAGGAAATTAAAGATAAAACCAATAACTGTTCCAACTCGAGTAGACTTTGTTTTGTCATTTTCCCGCTACCTGTTACTCTTTTTGATCATCAGGGCAACCTACCTGAGCTTCAACCTCGTATTTCTAAAAATTGACCCCTATTATGCCCTGTTGCATTTCTATACAGGCGAGGTAGCACCTGTTGCCTTACTTGTGCTTGCGCTGGTGTTGCTCTCTTCCCTCTTCATCGAACGGCCCTGGTGCAGGTATCTCTGTCCGCTCGGCGCACTGCTGGGACCTTTGGGAAAAATTAGCTTTCTCAAGGTAAAAAAACCCTCAGCAACCTGTATTTCCTGTGGCGCTTGTTCACGAGCTTGTCCTGTAGGCCTCGATCCTGCAAAGGATCTGGTGGTCAAAAGTGCCAGATGTATCCGCTGCGGTCTTTGCGAAACGGCCTGTCCCCCCAAACTAAAGACAAGCAGGCATTCCTTTACCATATTTTTTGTAGCAGCACTGTTGTTGGTAGCTGTTTTTTTCACCACGGCACAGTTCACGGTGCAATCGGGGGAAAACCTGCAGGTGAATTCTCCCAACGTTGCGGTAAAACCCCAGACAACCTTAGAGGAACTAGCAGGAAACAGGCAAATGGACCTTGCCGAAATCTATGCCTTGCTCGAACTACCGCAAAATTATGATGAGAAAACAGAACTTGTAGATATCGAGGATGACTATGCAGACAAAACTTGGAGTTGGATAGAAACAAAACTGGAGCTTTAG
- a CDS encoding response regulator transcription factor has translation MIYVVEDNDSIRETIRAYLEISGYTVKEFAQVAGVLEAFDFIPPELCILDVMLPDGNGFELAKKIRTERPETAFLFLTARESESDRIMGLELGAEDYIVKPFSPRELVLRVQLILRRVEKDGHAVQSEIQKHAVQSWKTDGHLLVIDTSSHVVLLDGQSIHLTAVEWKILYWLSTKSGVLVSRERILGECLDYAHDGSERTVNTHLKNLRAKLGGIAWIETIRGFGYKFMGEPVEESQNQ, from the coding sequence ATGATATATGTAGTTGAAGACAATGACAGCATACGGGAAACCATACGGGCCTATCTGGAGATTTCCGGCTATACGGTAAAAGAATTTGCACAGGTCGCCGGGGTATTGGAGGCCTTCGATTTCATACCTCCTGAGCTCTGTATCCTTGATGTAATGCTTCCCGATGGAAACGGGTTTGAACTTGCAAAGAAAATTCGCACGGAAAGACCGGAAACTGCTTTTTTGTTTCTTACCGCAAGGGAATCGGAAAGCGATCGTATTATGGGTCTTGAACTCGGGGCAGAAGATTATATCGTAAAACCTTTTTCTCCCCGCGAACTGGTTTTGAGAGTTCAGCTTATTCTCAGAAGGGTGGAGAAGGATGGCCATGCAGTACAATCGGAAATACAAAAACATGCTGTGCAATCCTGGAAAACCGATGGTCATCTTTTGGTTATCGATACTTCTTCCCATGTGGTCCTGCTTGATGGGCAGTCTATTCATCTGACAGCGGTAGAGTGGAAAATCCTTTATTGGCTTTCTACGAAGTCAGGGGTCTTGGTAAGCAGGGAACGAATTCTCGGGGAATGCCTCGACTATGCCCATGATGGTTCGGAGCGGACGGTGAATACCCATTTGAAAAACCTCAGGGCCAAGCTTGGGGGAATTGCCTGGATTGAGACTATCAGGGGGTTCGGGTATAAGTTTATGGGCGAACCGGTGGAGGAATCGCAAAACCAATGA